From a single Streptomyces sp. NBC_00237 genomic region:
- a CDS encoding RICIN domain-containing protein, whose protein sequence is MNLRKHLVSRPARVVAALTAATALVFTGAGAATAAAPPAPLSDAVAIHPGAAHPDSTGALKNVNTGRCIDDSGAYGLRAFGCNGLNYQYWGLIGQSNGNWVLRNGNTGRCIDDSAAYGLRAFGCNGLNYQRWALYYSNGNFTFRNENTGRCIDDSGAYGLRAFGCNGLNYQQFVGQ, encoded by the coding sequence ATGAACCTCCGCAAACACTTAGTGAGCCGCCCGGCCCGTGTCGTCGCGGCGCTCACCGCGGCAACGGCCCTCGTGTTCACCGGCGCCGGGGCGGCCACTGCCGCCGCTCCCCCGGCTCCCCTGTCCGATGCCGTCGCCATCCACCCGGGCGCCGCGCATCCCGACAGCACTGGCGCCCTGAAGAACGTCAACACTGGTCGCTGCATCGACGACAGTGGTGCCTACGGCCTGCGCGCCTTTGGCTGCAACGGTCTCAACTACCAGTACTGGGGCCTCATCGGCCAGTCCAACGGCAACTGGGTACTCCGCAATGGCAACACTGGTCGCTGCATCGACGACAGCGCCGCCTACGGCTTGCGTGCCTTCGGCTGCAACGGCCTCAACTACCAACGGTGGGCGCTGTACTACAGCAACGGCAATTTCACCTTCCGGAACGAGAACACCGGTCGCTGCATCGACGACAGCGGCGCCTATGGCCTGCGCGCCTTCGGCTGCAACGGCCTCAACTACCAGCAGTTCGTCGGCCAGTAG
- a CDS encoding helix-turn-helix transcriptional regulator: MDTAQELAAFLRSRREGLDPDRLGLPLHGRPRRTPGLRREEVAELAGVSTDYVVRLEQSRGLRPSAEVLAALARALRLDPSERDYLFDLAGHRRPGITDGSAAGAAPSLARLVGDLSPLPAMLLDHRYDILAWNPEMARLLPGFEAVPPSRRNAMWLCLLHPEMRGFYADREQVLRDGIAHLRAAWAAHPEDRKLSDLIAEFATQDEDFARLWSERDVSVNGRGRKVLLHPVAGPITVDFEVLVPLQDPGLRLLVYRAADEESRASLDRLCAG, encoded by the coding sequence ATGGACACCGCCCAGGAGTTGGCCGCCTTCCTGCGGAGCAGGCGCGAAGGGCTCGACCCTGACCGGCTGGGCCTGCCGTTGCATGGGCGGCCCCGGCGGACGCCGGGGCTACGCCGGGAGGAGGTCGCCGAACTGGCCGGGGTCAGCACCGACTATGTGGTCCGGCTGGAGCAGAGCCGCGGGTTGCGACCCTCGGCAGAGGTGCTGGCGGCGCTGGCCCGGGCATTGCGCCTGGATCCGAGCGAACGGGACTACCTGTTCGACCTGGCCGGACATCGCCGCCCCGGCATCACCGATGGGTCGGCCGCCGGTGCGGCGCCGTCGCTGGCACGCCTGGTTGGTGACTTGTCACCGCTGCCGGCCATGCTGCTGGACCACCGTTACGACATCCTGGCCTGGAATCCCGAAATGGCCCGGCTGCTACCGGGTTTCGAGGCCGTACCGCCGTCGCGGCGCAACGCGATGTGGCTGTGTCTGCTGCACCCGGAGATGCGCGGCTTCTACGCCGACCGGGAGCAGGTGCTGCGGGACGGCATCGCCCACCTGCGTGCGGCATGGGCCGCGCACCCGGAAGACCGGAAACTGTCCGACCTCATCGCCGAATTCGCCACGCAGGATGAGGACTTCGCTCGCTTGTGGTCGGAGCGCGATGTCAGCGTCAACGGCCGCGGCCGGAAGGTGCTACTGCATCCAGTCGCAGGTCCCATCACCGTCGACTTCGAAGTACTGGTGCCGCTCCAGGACCCGGGACTGCGCCTGCTCGTCTACCGCGCTGCGGACGAGGAGAGCCGCGCGTCCCTGGACAGGCTGTGCGCAGGGTGA
- a CDS encoding aldo/keto reductase → MALTLDTYRLLGRSGLRVSPLALGIATFGTEWGWGAERAEARKLFDHYVELGGNLLDTADTYTDGSSERLLGEFAREKRESLVLATKYATLRRPGDPNSGGGHRKALFGSVEGSLRRLGTDYIDLLYLHVWDFRTPVEEVLRGLDDLVRQGKVLYVAISNTPAWQVARMQSIADLRGWSPLVALQLEYSLIERTAERDLIPMARELGLGVVPYSPLGGGVLSGKYGRDDVIGTSAGTGESNRKSHNLALGTLTERNLALADVARDVAADLGRTPSQVALAWTLLNPGVATTLIGARTPAQLAENLGALEIEFTTAQLTRLDAASAIELGQPHDLLASDNMRQVTTGGLRIENRR, encoded by the coding sequence ATGGCACTCACCCTCGACACCTACCGGCTGCTGGGCCGCTCGGGACTGCGGGTCTCACCGCTGGCCCTGGGTATCGCGACCTTCGGCACCGAGTGGGGCTGGGGTGCCGAGCGGGCCGAGGCCCGCAAGCTGTTCGACCACTACGTCGAGCTCGGCGGCAACCTCCTCGACACAGCCGACACCTACACCGACGGCAGCTCCGAGCGCCTGCTGGGCGAGTTCGCCCGTGAGAAGCGTGAAAGCCTCGTGCTGGCGACCAAGTACGCGACGCTGCGCCGTCCCGGCGACCCCAACTCAGGGGGCGGTCACCGCAAGGCCCTGTTCGGCTCGGTGGAGGGGAGCCTGAGGCGGCTGGGCACCGACTACATCGACCTGTTGTACCTGCACGTATGGGACTTCCGTACGCCCGTCGAGGAGGTCCTGCGCGGCCTGGACGACCTGGTCCGGCAGGGCAAGGTGCTGTACGTGGCGATCTCCAACACCCCGGCCTGGCAGGTGGCCCGGATGCAGTCGATCGCCGACCTCCGCGGCTGGTCGCCGCTGGTCGCGCTGCAGCTCGAGTACAGCCTGATCGAACGGACCGCGGAGCGCGACCTGATCCCGATGGCCCGGGAACTGGGTCTGGGCGTGGTTCCTTACTCACCGCTGGGCGGCGGGGTGCTCAGCGGCAAGTACGGCCGGGACGACGTGATCGGGACGAGCGCCGGCACCGGCGAGAGCAACCGCAAAAGCCACAACCTTGCCCTGGGCACGCTCACCGAACGCAACCTGGCCCTGGCCGACGTCGCCCGGGATGTCGCCGCCGACCTGGGCCGCACCCCGTCCCAGGTCGCGTTGGCCTGGACCCTGCTCAACCCGGGCGTGGCAACCACGCTGATCGGGGCCCGCACTCCCGCCCAGCTGGCGGAGAACCTGGGCGCCCTGGAGATCGAGTTCACGACCGCCCAGCTGACCCGCCTGGACGCGGCGAGCGCGATCGAGCTCGGCCAGCCGCACGACCTGCTCGCGAGCGACAACATGCGCCAAGTGACCACGGGCGGCCTGCGCATCGAGAACCGCCGCTGA
- a CDS encoding PP2C family protein-serine/threonine phosphatase encodes MSAAAQPTVPDWALLVVGPLLAAHGLWTVLMARDRMRCKTSLARMTRVAELTQRALVRPLPADLGGLATAVRTRSASEGALVGGDLHDAVLLPSGPRLIVGDVTGHGLDAVRISAAVLAAFRHSAAAEPDLVRLAHILDDRVRDDLGDEDFVTLLLADFVPGVVRLVNCGHPSPLLVGRGLEILESPCPSPPLGLSPTPSVQAVLLTPEQRMLFYTDGLTEARDAHGTLLALDRRVRAALSALTLDEALTDLVDLVDHHTAAHDGDGHDDDLTLLLVQPTADLLTGPVLPIPENEDVPSAPRGNLGQS; translated from the coding sequence GTGAGTGCCGCGGCCCAGCCGACGGTGCCGGACTGGGCCCTGCTCGTCGTCGGGCCGCTGCTCGCCGCCCACGGCCTGTGGACGGTCCTGATGGCGCGCGACCGCATGCGCTGCAAGACCTCCCTCGCCCGCATGACCCGTGTCGCCGAACTCACCCAACGTGCTCTTGTACGCCCCCTGCCCGCCGATCTGGGCGGCCTGGCCACGGCCGTACGGACCCGCTCCGCGAGCGAGGGCGCCCTGGTCGGCGGGGACCTCCATGACGCCGTCCTGCTGCCGTCCGGGCCGCGCCTGATCGTCGGAGACGTGACGGGGCATGGTCTGGACGCGGTCCGCATCAGCGCGGCGGTGCTCGCCGCCTTCCGCCACTCCGCGGCTGCGGAGCCGGACCTGGTCCGCCTTGCGCACATCCTCGACGACCGCGTACGGGACGACCTCGGAGACGAGGACTTCGTCACCTTGCTCCTCGCGGACTTCGTGCCCGGCGTGGTCCGCCTGGTCAACTGCGGGCACCCGTCGCCGCTGCTGGTGGGCAGGGGCCTGGAGATCCTCGAATCCCCCTGCCCCTCACCGCCGTTGGGCCTGTCGCCCACGCCGAGTGTGCAGGCCGTCCTGCTCACCCCCGAGCAGCGCATGCTGTTCTACACCGACGGTCTCACCGAGGCCCGGGACGCGCACGGCACCCTGCTGGCCCTCGACCGCCGGGTCCGGGCCGCGCTGAGCGCCCTCACTCTCGACGAGGCCCTTACGGACCTGGTCGACCTCGTCGACCACCACACTGCCGCCCACGACGGCGACGGCCATGACGACGACCTCACCCTGCTGCTCGTCCAGCCCACCGCCGACCTGCTGACGGGACCGGTACTCCCCATACCGGAGAACGAAGACGTACCGAGCGCGCCACGGGGCAACCTCGGCCAGTCGTGA
- a CDS encoding NB-ARC domain-containing protein, with product MRQQGAGNLPSETRELYGRQQELAEIRRLFDDGARLVTLAGVGGVGKTRLALRAAHEVQASFRDGVWWVELSSLRRGALLAHTVTEVLALVDQTTRPVIDVLADYLAGREALLVLDTCEHLVHECGLAADVLLRAAPGLRILVTSRRPLGIHVERLLTVDPLPVPEDEGAPCGGADAMALLAARAAEAVPGFEVTDANRPDLVRLCRCLDGLPLAIELAAARLRDLSVADLTEKLDDRFAVLGTTDEVVYDAEPPWHQALRTAIGWSHELCTPAERLLWARLSVLVGGFDVEAARAVCADARLPEETILGLLSSLTDKSVVRWEPTGGGERYRMLDTIREFGAAWLRGLGEESTLRHRHRDYFRALAQAADAAWMGPDQIAWHDRTTAEHANLRAALDFCLAEQDGHSGLQMAGALWFFWYACGFAQEGEYYLDRALDLDPTPGPDRAKALWARGMVGQTMGDMETGLRLIGTFREAAADETDETVPAAAAILEGACLALSGRQTRAAEVLDAAPRTPPPPGRYDAAWSLVQVARAFVHIQLGQVAEAAVVADGLCAVCDRHGETHARAWGDYLRALAALALGRAAEAEAHAREALDGKRRVRDSLGIAMALEALAAARLVSGHAERAAQLLGTADRVWQTLGSPQLGAPELVAARQACEEQARQAIGDDNFEAAFRASYDSDPDAGITHALHAPGTASAHPDID from the coding sequence ATGCGACAGCAAGGCGCGGGGAACCTCCCCTCAGAGACACGCGAGTTGTACGGCCGACAGCAGGAACTGGCGGAGATCAGGCGGCTGTTTGACGACGGCGCCCGGCTGGTGACGCTGGCCGGGGTCGGCGGGGTGGGCAAGACGCGGCTCGCGCTGCGGGCCGCGCACGAGGTGCAGGCGTCCTTCCGGGACGGGGTGTGGTGGGTGGAGCTCTCGTCGCTGCGCCGGGGTGCGCTGCTCGCACACACCGTGACCGAGGTGCTTGCGCTGGTGGATCAGACGACGCGGCCCGTGATCGATGTGCTGGCCGACTACCTGGCGGGGCGCGAGGCGCTGCTTGTCCTGGACACCTGCGAGCACCTGGTCCACGAGTGCGGGCTGGCCGCCGATGTGCTGCTGCGGGCCGCGCCGGGGCTGCGGATCCTGGTCACCAGCCGTCGCCCCCTGGGCATCCACGTGGAGCGGCTGCTGACCGTCGACCCGCTGCCCGTGCCCGAGGACGAGGGCGCGCCGTGCGGTGGTGCGGACGCGATGGCCCTGCTGGCCGCCCGGGCCGCTGAGGCGGTGCCGGGCTTCGAGGTCACCGATGCCAACCGGCCCGATCTCGTACGCCTGTGCCGCTGCCTGGACGGGCTCCCGCTTGCCATCGAACTGGCCGCGGCCCGCCTGCGAGACCTGTCCGTGGCCGATCTGACCGAGAAGCTGGACGACCGCTTCGCCGTCCTGGGGACCACCGACGAGGTGGTGTACGACGCCGAGCCGCCCTGGCACCAGGCGCTGCGTACCGCGATCGGCTGGAGCCACGAACTGTGCACCCCGGCCGAACGGCTGCTCTGGGCCCGGCTTTCCGTCCTCGTCGGCGGCTTCGACGTCGAGGCCGCTCGGGCGGTGTGCGCCGACGCGCGCCTTCCCGAGGAGACGATCCTGGGGCTGCTCTCCTCCCTGACGGACAAGTCGGTCGTGAGGTGGGAGCCGACCGGCGGTGGCGAGCGCTACCGGATGCTCGACACCATCCGCGAGTTCGGCGCCGCCTGGCTGCGCGGTCTCGGCGAGGAGTCCACGCTGCGCCACCGGCACCGGGACTACTTCCGGGCGCTGGCCCAGGCCGCAGACGCCGCCTGGATGGGGCCGGACCAGATCGCCTGGCACGACCGGACGACCGCCGAACACGCCAACCTCCGGGCCGCCCTTGACTTCTGCCTCGCCGAACAGGACGGGCACAGTGGGCTGCAGATGGCCGGGGCGTTGTGGTTCTTCTGGTACGCCTGTGGCTTCGCCCAGGAAGGCGAGTACTACCTCGACCGGGCCCTGGACCTGGATCCGACCCCAGGACCGGACCGCGCGAAGGCCCTGTGGGCCCGCGGTATGGTCGGCCAGACCATGGGTGACATGGAGACCGGCCTCCGCCTCATCGGCACCTTCCGGGAGGCCGCGGCCGACGAGACCGACGAGACCGTCCCGGCCGCCGCTGCCATTCTGGAGGGCGCCTGTCTCGCGCTGAGCGGTCGGCAGACACGGGCGGCCGAGGTGCTCGACGCGGCGCCGCGCACTCCGCCGCCCCCTGGGCGCTACGACGCGGCGTGGTCGCTCGTCCAGGTCGCCCGGGCCTTCGTCCACATCCAGCTCGGGCAGGTCGCCGAGGCCGCGGTCGTCGCGGACGGTCTCTGCGCCGTGTGCGACCGGCACGGCGAGACCCATGCCCGTGCCTGGGGCGACTACCTTCGCGCCCTCGCCGCGCTGGCCCTGGGAAGGGCGGCAGAGGCCGAAGCCCATGCCCGCGAAGCCCTCGACGGCAAACGCCGCGTCCGCGACAGCCTCGGCATCGCCATGGCCCTCGAAGCACTCGCCGCCGCGAGGCTCGTGTCCGGGCACGCCGAGCGAGCCGCCCAGCTCCTCGGCACCGCCGACCGGGTGTGGCAGACCCTCGGCTCCCCCCAGTTGGGGGCACCCGAACTCGTCGCCGCCCGCCAGGCGTGCGAGGAGCAGGCACGCCAGGCCATCGGCGACGACAACTTCGAGGCCGCCTTCCGCGCCAGCTACGACAGCGACCCCGACGCGGGCATCACCCATGCCCTCCACGCGCCCGGGACCGCCTCAGCGCACCCCGATATCGACTGA
- a CDS encoding helicase, which translates to MWISNARKRADKLSEDHRAELDTLGVQWTAGTARSSTS; encoded by the coding sequence GTGTGGATTTCCAACGCGCGGAAGCGGGCCGACAAGCTCAGCGAGGACCACAGGGCGGAGCTCGACACACTCGGCGTGCAGTGGACGGCGGGCACCGCCAGGAGCAGCACGTCATAA
- a CDS encoding SGNH/GDSL hydrolase family protein — protein sequence MNNTSTSRHLKRTAWLAFTAAAGAVALSACGSPAADKTAPFKADSSTAAQAEADDAPQSGTKPSKLLWMGDSIAEAEAPALAASFKADGIEFLSMAATGGGGVIGEIGAPTWEDLAKKLKDKPDVVAYQVTTYDWGTPAEQVAAYEKLAKEVNAAGAELVFVSAPPFKIDDFYKKNEAALKTAPESAKKVAEKNAEKVHFLDSSQLWGTDFSAKQAQRSKDGIHSCQQGAASFAQWLGKELGKQYGFTPAAADTWATGTWTGDKVFGPLGCK from the coding sequence ATGAACAACACGAGCACCTCCCGTCACCTGAAGCGCACCGCCTGGCTCGCCTTCACCGCAGCCGCCGGTGCCGTCGCCCTCTCCGCCTGCGGCAGCCCCGCTGCCGACAAGACCGCCCCCTTCAAGGCGGACAGCAGCACCGCAGCCCAGGCCGAGGCCGACGATGCGCCGCAGAGCGGTACCAAGCCCAGCAAGCTCCTGTGGATGGGCGACTCCATCGCCGAGGCCGAAGCCCCCGCACTCGCCGCCTCCTTCAAGGCCGACGGCATCGAGTTCTTGTCGATGGCCGCGACCGGCGGTGGTGGCGTGATCGGCGAGATCGGCGCGCCCACCTGGGAAGACCTCGCGAAGAAGCTGAAGGACAAGCCGGACGTTGTCGCGTACCAGGTCACCACCTACGACTGGGGTACGCCCGCCGAGCAGGTCGCGGCCTACGAGAAGCTGGCCAAGGAGGTCAACGCGGCGGGTGCCGAGCTCGTCTTCGTGAGCGCGCCCCCGTTCAAGATCGACGACTTCTACAAGAAGAACGAGGCCGCCTTGAAGACCGCCCCCGAGTCGGCGAAGAAGGTCGCGGAGAAGAACGCCGAGAAGGTGCACTTCCTGGACTCCTCCCAGCTGTGGGGCACCGACTTCTCCGCCAAGCAGGCACAGCGCAGCAAGGACGGCATCCACTCCTGCCAGCAGGGTGCGGCCTCGTTCGCGCAGTGGCTGGGCAAGGAGCTGGGCAAGCAGTACGGCTTCACCCCGGCCGCCGCCGACACGTGGGCAACCGGCACCTGGACCGGCGACAAGGTCTTCGGGCCGCTCGGCTGCAAGTAG
- a CDS encoding acyltransferase codes for MSAHTPRPTVRHRGPRTSSATTFLTLVPDTATPAPAPARAKRHIAPLDGLRGLAVLGVLFYHAGHFGGGFLGVDLFFVLSGFLITGLLLNEARQAAATGRRVDLVAFWGRRARRLLPALATTLAGTLLLVWALGPADLLRNALDDAPWVVANLANWHFIADRIGYWDAADTRVFSHLWSIAVEEQFYLVWPLLLALLATGGRLVRTRSHQRHSPALPDVERASARAGRRVAAVAGLGAVASLVLMISMAPLNPDTTRVYEGTDTRAFALLLGALMATDPARTLLSRLGERMSGWLGLVLAAGIAGYWFVIDGEKSPSLFQGALFAHSLAAALLIACLAHAPGSAVGRVLGAGPLRWVGQLSYSLYLWHWPVLLLLSEERTGLTGWSRTALALAVSFAAAIASKYLIEDPIRFRARWAHGRTGFLAVAATFVALIALWYCIPEPPAPGTGSVDLTQLTG; via the coding sequence ATGTCTGCGCACACCCCCAGGCCCACGGTCCGCCACCGAGGCCCCCGTACCTCCTCCGCCACCACCTTTCTCACCCTGGTGCCGGACACCGCCACCCCCGCTCCCGCCCCCGCGAGGGCCAAGCGGCACATCGCTCCCCTCGACGGTCTGCGCGGCCTCGCCGTCCTGGGCGTGCTCTTCTACCACGCAGGTCACTTCGGCGGCGGGTTCCTCGGCGTCGACCTCTTCTTCGTCCTGTCCGGGTTCCTGATCACCGGGCTGCTGCTGAACGAGGCACGGCAAGCGGCGGCCACGGGCCGCCGCGTCGACCTGGTGGCGTTCTGGGGGCGACGGGCCCGCCGTCTGCTGCCCGCGCTCGCGACGACCCTCGCGGGCACGCTGCTGCTGGTGTGGGCGCTCGGCCCGGCGGATCTGCTGCGCAACGCGCTCGACGACGCCCCCTGGGTGGTGGCGAACCTCGCCAACTGGCACTTCATCGCCGACCGGATCGGCTACTGGGACGCGGCCGACACCCGGGTCTTCAGCCACCTGTGGTCCATCGCCGTCGAGGAACAGTTCTACCTGGTGTGGCCGCTGCTGCTGGCCCTTCTCGCGACCGGCGGCCGACTGGTCCGCACCCGTTCACACCAGCGGCACTCACCCGCCCTCCCCGACGTCGAGCGGGCCTCCGCGCGGGCGGGCCGCCGGGTCGCCGCCGTGGCCGGTCTCGGCGCCGTCGCCTCCCTCGTCCTCATGATCTCGATGGCCCCGCTGAACCCCGACACCACCCGCGTCTACGAGGGCACCGACACCCGCGCCTTCGCACTGCTGCTCGGCGCCCTGATGGCCACCGACCCGGCACGCACCCTGCTGTCGCGCCTCGGCGAGCGGATGTCCGGATGGCTGGGCCTGGTGCTGGCTGCGGGCATCGCCGGGTACTGGTTCGTGATCGACGGCGAGAAGTCCCCTTCCCTCTTCCAGGGCGCCCTCTTCGCGCACTCGCTGGCCGCGGCCCTGCTGATCGCCTGCCTCGCGCACGCCCCGGGCAGCGCGGTCGGCCGGGTGCTGGGCGCGGGCCCGCTCCGCTGGGTGGGCCAGCTGTCGTACAGCCTGTACCTGTGGCACTGGCCGGTACTGCTGCTGCTGAGCGAAGAGCGCACCGGCCTCACCGGCTGGTCCCGTACGGCACTGGCTCTCGCGGTGTCCTTCGCGGCCGCGATCGCGTCGAAGTACCTGATCGAGGACCCCATCCGGTTCCGGGCGAGGTGGGCGCACGGGCGCACCGGGTTCCTCGCGGTGGCCGCGACCTTCGTCGCGCTGATCGCACTGTGGTACTGCATCCCCGAGCCGCCTGCCCCGGGCACGGGCAGCGTGGACCTCACCCAGCTCACCGGCTGA
- a CDS encoding response regulator transcription factor: protein MIVDDDAIISQALALIVELSPNLHVVARIRDGAEALEAVRSLQSDVVLMDIRMPRMDGIAATSAINSALSDPPRIIILTTFGQDDYIQAALQAGAAGFLLKDTEPEALLQAIEVVHAVVHAGEAMLSPAVTRRLIESYEPAPPALPAAQQQAIASLSVRERDVLPAVARGPSNAETAAELKVTEATVKSHLGSVIGKLGTSNRVQAAILAHSAGLTGRSPGTG from the coding sequence ATGATCGTCGACGACGATGCCATCATCAGTCAGGCTCTCGCCCTGATCGTCGAGCTGTCTCCGAACTTGCACGTCGTCGCCCGCATCCGGGACGGTGCCGAAGCCCTGGAGGCCGTCCGTTCGCTCCAGTCGGACGTCGTCCTGATGGACATTCGGATGCCGCGTATGGACGGCATCGCTGCCACCTCGGCGATCAACTCCGCGCTGTCCGACCCGCCCCGCATCATCATCCTGACCACATTCGGCCAGGACGACTACATCCAGGCCGCCCTCCAGGCGGGCGCGGCCGGATTTCTACTGAAGGACACCGAACCCGAAGCGCTGCTCCAGGCCATTGAGGTAGTACACGCCGTAGTACACGCCGGGGAGGCGATGCTCTCCCCTGCCGTCACCCGTCGGCTGATCGAGTCGTACGAGCCTGCGCCGCCGGCGCTGCCTGCTGCCCAGCAGCAGGCCATCGCCTCCCTCAGCGTCCGCGAACGCGACGTACTGCCAGCAGTCGCCCGGGGACCGTCCAACGCCGAAACCGCCGCCGAACTCAAGGTGACAGAGGCGACCGTCAAGTCCCACCTCGGCAGCGTCATCGGCAAGCTCGGCACCAGCAACCGTGTCCAGGCTGCGATTCTGGCCCACTCCGCCGGACTGACCGGCCGCAGCCCGGGCACCGGTTGA
- a CDS encoding GNAT family N-acetyltransferase — MNPAMTSGVTTQPAILAATELTSDPELEVRFAESAHQILADLVSGGAALGWVEPPSRDEVAELLGHVVSAVQAGDAALRVAYLDRRLVGLGYWRRYARPTHRPHADLEKVAVDAAAQGRGVGRALTAALIADAREAGIEILTLDARADNTHALSLYRSLGFTEYGRLPGFVAVGEHRYDKVFYMLDFRQQS, encoded by the coding sequence ATGAATCCGGCCATGACCAGCGGTGTGACCACTCAGCCCGCCATCCTTGCCGCCACGGAGCTGACTTCCGATCCGGAACTGGAGGTCCGATTTGCCGAGTCGGCCCACCAGATCCTGGCGGACCTGGTCAGTGGAGGTGCCGCGCTGGGCTGGGTCGAACCACCCTCGCGGGATGAGGTGGCGGAACTTCTCGGCCACGTCGTCTCCGCGGTGCAGGCCGGGGACGCGGCCCTGCGTGTCGCCTACCTGGACCGTCGGCTTGTCGGGTTGGGGTACTGGCGCCGCTACGCCCGACCGACCCATCGCCCCCACGCCGATCTGGAGAAGGTCGCGGTAGACGCTGCTGCCCAGGGTCGTGGTGTCGGCCGGGCTCTGACCGCTGCCCTGATCGCTGACGCCCGGGAGGCGGGTATCGAGATCCTCACTCTGGACGCCCGTGCCGACAACACCCATGCCCTATCCCTCTACCGGTCACTGGGCTTCACCGAATACGGCCGTCTGCCCGGCTTCGTCGCCGTCGGAGAACACCGCTACGACAAGGTCTTCTACATGCTGGACTTCCGCCAACAAAGCTGA
- a CDS encoding YrhB domain-containing protein: MIGRETAVRIVEEELDRENQRWTALGVDPLRTTVLHAEEHELVWKVYWQSEEFARTRNPHAMLVGHGPYLVDRIDGGLHRIGAVSEIEGAWEADYRVRIRRLAIRTSVDDLHDEIRDAAAVRGRIPAVRILRRRLPMLSPSQALEYVTALLHAEVPAHLVAVAVEQLIEPMNPVLAVQTIRQGKLGERN, translated from the coding sequence GTGATCGGGCGAGAGACGGCAGTTCGTATCGTCGAGGAAGAGCTGGACCGCGAGAACCAGAGGTGGACCGCTCTCGGCGTGGACCCGCTGCGCACAACAGTGCTGCATGCAGAGGAACACGAACTGGTCTGGAAGGTCTACTGGCAGTCCGAGGAATTCGCCCGCACCCGGAACCCCCACGCCATGCTGGTCGGCCACGGCCCCTACCTGGTCGACCGCATCGACGGCGGGCTGCACCGAATCGGAGCCGTCTCCGAAATAGAGGGAGCCTGGGAGGCTGACTACCGTGTTCGCATCCGCAGGCTGGCCATCCGCACCTCTGTGGACGATCTGCACGATGAGATACGCGACGCTGCCGCCGTGCGTGGGCGCATCCCAGCGGTACGCATCCTGCGCCGGAGACTGCCGATGCTCTCTCCATCGCAGGCCCTTGAGTACGTGACTGCGCTGCTGCACGCCGAAGTCCCAGCCCACCTTGTGGCGGTCGCCGTTGAACAACTCATTGAACCCATGAATCCAGTGCTCGCCGTGCAGACCATCCGCCAGGGAAAGCTCGGCGAGAGGAACTGA
- a CDS encoding fibronectin type III domain-containing protein — MTTPHQDGLPHALTDLDLGPLVAGCGPDSPNHGFSLRHGDESTPAPGVVYHSSRAADPADRPSLVLEYVPPTAPGAVEQVKAVAADGGLLATWNPPTDPGAAIDTLHYTVVVTKDSTEVARTTTEDTRAAFPGLANGADHQATVTTGSPYGTGTTAASAAVTVAPPAQDHVDEGGSDPEDKPLITLEGDGMLPEEPLPHAPPAVLRAAPGSGTANWAKRNVTIRWEYGQDCTKLRLQGPVLRRKDEAAQRRSAGRFEVVAAQGLPTRCPPGDLQLELGGGQQPAQPPQGPPRRPGDLPATTHAPAISCSSSTRATGHGTTRRSS, encoded by the coding sequence TTGACTACTCCGCACCAGGACGGGCTCCCGCACGCCCTGACCGACCTCGATCTGGGGCCGCTGGTCGCAGGCTGTGGCCCGGACTCCCCGAACCACGGCTTCAGCCTCCGCCACGGCGACGAGTCCACCCCGGCGCCCGGCGTCGTCTACCACTCCTCGCGCGCGGCCGATCCGGCCGACCGGCCCTCCCTGGTGCTCGAGTACGTGCCCCCGACCGCACCCGGCGCAGTCGAGCAGGTGAAGGCCGTGGCCGCCGACGGCGGACTCCTGGCGACCTGGAACCCGCCGACCGACCCGGGTGCCGCGATAGACACCCTCCACTACACCGTCGTCGTCACCAAGGACAGCACAGAGGTGGCCCGCACCACCACCGAGGACACCCGCGCCGCATTCCCGGGACTGGCCAACGGCGCAGACCACCAGGCCACCGTCACCACCGGCTCCCCGTACGGCACCGGTACGACGGCCGCGTCGGCCGCCGTCACCGTGGCACCGCCCGCGCAGGACCACGTCGACGAGGGCGGCTCCGATCCCGAGGACAAACCGCTGATCACCCTTGAAGGTGACGGCATGCTCCCCGAGGAGCCGCTCCCGCACGCCCCACCCGCCGTGCTGCGCGCGGCTCCGGGCAGCGGTACCGCGAACTGGGCCAAGCGCAACGTGACCATCCGATGGGAGTACGGCCAGGACTGCACCAAACTTCGTCTCCAAGGCCCTGTACTACGGCGGAAGGATGAAGCAGCGCAGCGGCGGTCAGCGGGACGGTTCGAAGTGGTGGCAGCGCAGGGTCTACCCACGCGGTGTCCCCCAGGTGACCTCCAGCTGGAGCTGGGCGGCGGCCAACAACCTGCGCAACCACCTCAAGGGCCACCGCGTCGGCCGGGAGATCTCCCCGCTACGACGCACGCCCCGGCGATCTCCTGTTCGTCTTCTACAAGAGCGACCGGACATGGAACCACGCGGCGGTCATCGTGA